CCCGCAGGGACCCACCACAGCGCGGTCATCGCCTCCTGCATCCGGTCGAACCACTCCCGCCGGCGCTTCAGGAAGGGGCGGTGGATCTCGCCGTAGACGTAGTCGAAGAGCGAGGCGTGGTCCCGCCACACGGACATGTTGACGATCAGCCAGGGATCGCCCATGAAGCGCAGCGAGGTGGCGTCGCCGCCCAGGCCCTGGAGCCGCCAGACGTAGCCGTCCGCCGCCTCGGCGGCGGCGTTGACCGGGTCGAGGCCCGCGACGAAGCCGGCCATCACCGGGCTGTCGATCGCGTCCTTCATCCGGGCGATGTTCACCTGAGCAAGCTGCCAGTCCGTCATGTCTCCCCCTGTGACCGGTCCGTCGGTGCGCGGCGGGCGCTTCGTCGACGATCCGCCGACGCCCCCGCGCACCTTACCCGCTACGGGGGACGGGCCAGGGGCCGTGCGGGCGTCAGCCATCCGGGCGAACCGCCAGCGCGCCGCCGCCCCATGGTGGGCCCCAGGGGTGACGATCGCCTGCGAGGGGGAATGCAGGCGGCAAATCCACCCATTTGCTGCTATCCATTACTTATTACTTTTTGTCACGATAGTGGAACGTTGTGTGACGAGCGCCTGTCCCACCAGGCCTCCCAGACCGCTGTCCCTACTCCGAGGAGCCCCTCGTGATCCTCTCCGTCTCCGGAGTCGTCCTGCTGGGAATCATCGTGTTCCTGTTCTTCCGCAAGGACGGCCTCAAGCTTTCACACGCTCTGGTCTGCGCCCTCTTCGGCTTCTACCTCGCGGGCACCGCGATCGCCCCGAGCATCAAGGCCGGCGGGGCCAGCCTGGCCAGCCTGCTCGGCGGCATCAAGTTCTGACGCGCCCGCACCTGCCCCGGAGCACCCGATGACCTTCACCGAGCACCTCGCCCGCGGCCGCGATCTGGCCCGCACCGCCGGCGACCACGCCGCCGACATGTTCGGCCCCCTGATCACCATCGGCCGCGGCCTTCGGGCCCACGCGGCATGGACCAAGAACTGGTGGGCCAACACCCCCAAGGATCGGCGCGGCCCGGCGCTCTTCCTTGTCGTGGCGGTCGTCGCGGCCGTCGCCCTGCTTCCCTACGGCCCGCTGCTGGCCCTGCTCACCCTCATGGGCAGCGCCGCCTGGGCGGGCCGGGTCCGGGTGGCGCCGCCCCCGCCCGCGCCGGACACCAGCAACCTCAAACTCGCCGCCATCTACACCGCGCTGACGCCCTACCTGGTCCACGAGTCGGATCCGACCCCGCTCTACGCGCACGGCGGCGACTTCAAGGACGCGTTCAGCAGCTGGGAGTTCGACGAGGAGGGCCGGCTGACCTCGCTGGACCTGCGGTACCCGGCCTACTTCACCGACACCGAGCCCCAGTCCCGGGCCCGGATCGAGCAGGTGATCCACGGCAAGGTGGGCCGCAGCCGCGAGTACCGCTTCACCTGGGACGAGGAGGTCAACCGCCTCCAGGTATCGGCACTCCCCCCGCTGCCCGGCGACATCGCCGCCCAGACCTTCGTCACCGCCGCGGGCGAACTGGTGCTCGGCTTCACCGACACCACGAGCACCAACCGCATGATCCCGGTCCGTCAGGAAGGCGGCCAGGCGCACCAGCCGCCGGTGCTGTGGCGCACCGGCCCGCGCTCGGCCGAGCCGCACCTGCTCGCCCTCGGCGCGCACGGCTACGGCACCTCGACACTGCTGCGCTCGCTCGCCCTCCAGGCCCTGCAGCACGGCGACATCGTCGTCGTCGACGGCGCCGGCACCGGCGAACACGCCTGCCTGGTCGGCCGTCCCGGCGTGCACACGGTGGAGACCAGCCTGCACGGCGCGCTGGCCGCGCTGGAGTGGGCGGCGACCGAGACGCAGCGACGGCTCGACGCGCACAACCACGCCAAGCGCACCGGCGGCATGCCGCCCGCCGACACGCTCCGGCCGCTCTGGCTGCTGCTGGACCACCCCTCCGAGCTGAGCGAGCTCGCCCACGCGGAGGGTCGCCCCGACCCGCAGGAACTGCTGGAGACCCCGCTGCGGCACGGCCGGACGGCCCATGTGACGGTCGTGGTGGTGGACCGGCTCGACGCGCTCGAGCGGATCCGGCCCAGCCTGCGCAACGGCTGCCGGGCCAGGGTGGTGCTCGGGCCGCTGGGCCCCGAACTGGCCCTGGACGCACTGGGCGCGCCGCTGGACATCACCCCCTCCAGCCACACCCCTCCCGGCCGCGGCTACGCCCGCCTGGGCAACGCCGCCCCGGTCCGGCTCCAGGTCCCGGCCACGCCGGACCCGCTGGACGAGGACGCCCCCACCGACCAGCGTGACGCGGTCATCGCCCTGCTCCCCCACGCGGACACCCGAACCGAGAGCACGGCGGACCTGACGCTGAGCAAGGACGTACCGCTGAGCAAGGACCTGTCGGCCGTGGGCGCCGCAGCGACCGTCCCGCCGCCGCTGGACCTGCCGCCCGTCGACCTGGCCGCGATGGACCTGGCCTCCCTGGAACTGCCGCCGGCCCCGCCGGTCCCCCCGATGCCCACCGAGGCGCCGCGCTTCCTCTGAACGCGGCGAGAGCCCCCGACGGACCGTCATCAAGCCCCCGACCATCGTGGTCGGGGGCTTTGACTCGTCCCGGACCGCATACCCCCTTGACGCCGCCACCCGAACAGGTGCTCAATGGTGCGCCAATGGACTGCCTTCATACCATTGAGCGGTCCGCACCCCAGAGACCAGAGGTGCGCATGTCGTCCCCCGAGTCATCCGCGCTCGCCCCCGAGGCCGTCCAGACGGACGAGCAACGCCTCCACGAGCTCGGCTACGCACAGGAACTGGCCCGCAGCATGTCGGGCTTCTCCAACTTCGCCGTCTCCTTCACCATCATCTCGATCCTCTCCGGCTGCCTCACCCTCTACGGGACCGGCATGAACACCGGCGGGCCCGTCGTCATCGTCTGGGGCTGGCCCTTCGTCGGCCTGATGACGCTCCTGGTCGGCCTGGCCATGGCCGAGGTCTGCTCCAGCTACCCGACCGCGGGCGGTCTCTACTACTGGGCCGCCAAGCTGTCGCCGCGCAACGGCGCGGCATGGTCCTGGTTCACCGGCTGGTTCAACTTCCTGGGCCAGGTCGCGGTGACCGCCGGCATCGACTTCGGCGCCGCGCAGTTCATCAACGCCCTGATGGACCTCCAGGGTTGGTACAAGGCCACGCCCGGCCACACGATCATCATCTTCGGCCTGGTGCTGCTGGTCCACGGCGCGCTGAACACCTTCGGCGTCAAGATCGTGGCGCTGCTCAGCAACGTCAGCGTCTGGTGGCACATCCTGGGCGTGCTGGTGATCGTCGGCGCGCTGGCGATCACGCCGAAGCACCACCAGTCCGCGAGCTTCGTCTTCACCCACTTCGTCAACAACACCGGCTGGAGCAGCGCCCTCTACGTGGCCGCGATCGGCCTGCTGATGGCGCAGTACACCTTCACCGGCTACGACGCCTCCGCCCACATGACCGAGGAGACCCGCGACGCGGCCCGCTCGGGTCCGCGCGGGATCGTGATGTCGATCCTGGTCTCGCTGGTCGCCGGCTGGGTGCTGCTGATCGGCATCACCTTCGCCATCCAGAACTACGCCGCCGAGACCGGCAGCGCGACCGGCGTGCCGCCCGCGCAGATCTTCCTGGACGCGGCCGGCGCCACCGGCGGCAAGCTGCTGCTGCTCGTGGCGATCGGCGCCCAGCTCTTCTGCGGGATGAGCTCGGTGACCGCCAACTCCCGCATGATCTACGCCTTCTCGCGGGACGGAGCGCTGCCGGGCTCCGCGGTCTGGCACCGGATCAACCCGCGCACCAGGACGCCCACCAACGGCGTCTGGCTCGCGGTGGCCGGCGCGTTCCTGCTCGGGCTGCCGTACCTGTGGAACCTGACCGCCTACCAGGCGGTCACCTCGATCTCCGTGATCGGGCTCTACATCGCCTACGTCATCCCGACGTTCCTGCGGCTGCGGCTCGGCGCGGACTTCCGGCCGGGCCCCTGGCAGCTCGGCCGGTGGAGCCGTCCGATCGGGATCGCGGCGGTGATCTGGGTCGCGATCATCACGGTGCTCTTCATGCTGCCGACGCTGAACCCGGTCACCTGGACGTCGTTCAACTACGCGCCGATCGCCGTGCTGGTGGTCCTCGGCTTCGCGGGCGGCTGGTGGCTGCTGTCGGCCCGCAACTGGTTCACCGGCCCGCGCGTGCAGGGCACCCCGGAGGAGCTGGCCGCCGTGGAGCGGGACCTCAGCGGCGGGTGACGGCGGCGGCCGGAGCGGGTAGTAACCAGCGGACCCCGCCCGCTCCGGCACCGGCCGCGCCAGGAAGGACCGCATGAGCAGCGACGCACCCGACTCGGATCTCCCGCTCGGCCTGTCGCCCCCGGCCCGCCGCGCCCTCGACGCGGCGGGCTACCGCTGTCTCGCCGACCTGGACGGCGCCGCCGAGGCGGCGCTGCGGCAGCTCCCCGGCGTCGGCCCGAAGGCCGTCCGGCTGCTGAAGCTGGCCCTGGCCGGCCGCGGCATGCGCCTGACCGGCTGACCGTGCGACACGACGGCGGTCGCGGCGGGCCGCCGCGCGAGCGCCGAGGAGCCCCCGAGCGGGCATACTGCTGCCCGTGATCACGCTTCCCACCAGCCACCCCTACCTGGACCATCCCGGCCCGCTCGGCTTCGCCCATCGCGGCGGCACGCTCGGCGGCCCGGAGAACTCCATGCCCGCGTTCGAGCGGGCAGTCAGGCTCGGCTACCGCTATCTGGAGACCGACGTCCACGCCACCGCCGACGGCGTGCTGGTCGCCTTCCACGACGAGCGGCTGGAGCGCGTGACCGACGGCTCTGGCGCGATCTCCGCACTGCCCTGGCGCACCGTCTCGGCCGCCAGGATCGCCGGGCGCGAGGCGATACCGACGCTGGAGGAGCTGCTGGACGCCTTCCCCGAGGCGCGCTTCAACATCGACGTGAAGGCCGTCGGCGCGGTCCGCCCGCTGGTCGACGCGGTGCGGCGCACCAACGCCTGGGACCGGGTCTGCGCCGGCTCCTTCTCCGACTCCCGCCTGGCCGCCGTCCGGGCGGCGGCGGGGCCGCGGCTGGCGACGGCGGCCGGACCGCGCGCGGTCGCCGCGCTCAAGCTGCGGGCGCTGACCGGTGGCCGCGCGCCGCTGGCCCGCTCGGTGCGCCGTCGGTCGGTCTGCGTCCAGGTGCCGGAGTTCCTGCCGGGCGAGGCCGAGCGCGGCGTGCGGCTGGTCGACCGGGCCTTCCTGGACACCGCCCACGCGCTCGGCGTCCAGGTGCACGTCTGGACCGTCAACGAAGCGGAACGCATTCGTGCTCTTCTGGACCTCGGTGTTGATGGCATCATGACGGATCGCATCGACGTCCTGCGCGATGTCCTGATCGAGCGCGGAGCCTGGATTTGATCACTTCTGCCCCGGCCGCCAC
This genomic interval from Streptacidiphilus rugosus AM-16 contains the following:
- a CDS encoding DUF3291 domain-containing protein: MTDWQLAQVNIARMKDAIDSPVMAGFVAGLDPVNAAAEAADGYVWRLQGLGGDATSLRFMGDPWLIVNMSVWRDHASLFDYVYGEIHRPFLKRRREWFDRMQEAMTALWWVPAGHRPTVEEAERRLTALRTDGPTPYAFTFGDPLPSPEEAGAEEAGNGLAVEAAEKVGADD
- a CDS encoding amino acid permease, which gives rise to MSSPESSALAPEAVQTDEQRLHELGYAQELARSMSGFSNFAVSFTIISILSGCLTLYGTGMNTGGPVVIVWGWPFVGLMTLLVGLAMAEVCSSYPTAGGLYYWAAKLSPRNGAAWSWFTGWFNFLGQVAVTAGIDFGAAQFINALMDLQGWYKATPGHTIIIFGLVLLVHGALNTFGVKIVALLSNVSVWWHILGVLVIVGALAITPKHHQSASFVFTHFVNNTGWSSALYVAAIGLLMAQYTFTGYDASAHMTEETRDAARSGPRGIVMSILVSLVAGWVLLIGITFAIQNYAAETGSATGVPPAQIFLDAAGATGGKLLLLVAIGAQLFCGMSSVTANSRMIYAFSRDGALPGSAVWHRINPRTRTPTNGVWLAVAGAFLLGLPYLWNLTAYQAVTSISVIGLYIAYVIPTFLRLRLGADFRPGPWQLGRWSRPIGIAAVIWVAIITVLFMLPTLNPVTWTSFNYAPIAVLVVLGFAGGWWLLSARNWFTGPRVQGTPEELAAVERDLSGG
- a CDS encoding helix-hairpin-helix domain-containing protein, giving the protein MSSDAPDSDLPLGLSPPARRALDAAGYRCLADLDGAAEAALRQLPGVGPKAVRLLKLALAGRGMRLTG
- a CDS encoding glycerophosphodiester phosphodiesterase; the encoded protein is MTLPTSHPYLDHPGPLGFAHRGGTLGGPENSMPAFERAVRLGYRYLETDVHATADGVLVAFHDERLERVTDGSGAISALPWRTVSAARIAGREAIPTLEELLDAFPEARFNIDVKAVGAVRPLVDAVRRTNAWDRVCAGSFSDSRLAAVRAAAGPRLATAAGPRAVAALKLRALTGGRAPLARSVRRRSVCVQVPEFLPGEAERGVRLVDRAFLDTAHALGVQVHVWTVNEAERIRALLDLGVDGIMTDRIDVLRDVLIERGAWI